The Thioalkalivibrio thiocyanodenitrificans ARhD 1 genome window below encodes:
- a CDS encoding TrkH family potassium uptake protein, whose product MQITVIQRILGLLIMLFSMAMLPPAAVGLYYGEQAMWPFLEAFGILLLTGLVIWVPVYRVRKELRLRDGFMVVFMFWMVLGVFGALPLYLDESLAISVTDAVFESMSGLTTTGATVISGLDDLPRAILIYRQQLQWMGGMGIIVLAVAILPMLGVGGMQLYRAEMPGPVKDTKLTPRITETAKALWYLYLGFTVACATAYWAVGMAPFDAIAHSFSTVSLGGFSTHDASMGHFDSAAVEAVAVTFILLGGVNFALHFLAWRGVTIAHYWQDAEFRAYVTIVATVSAISVGYLYYTTTTAGWSDSLRQGIFQAVSIGTTTGFTTTDYYNWPGFLPVLLILTSFVGACAASTGGGIKVIRILLLLKQGQREVLRLVHPNAEIAVKVGRSALSSRVVEAVWGFFSAYVAVYVIILLALMASGLDQVTAFSAVAATLNNLGPGLGDVGPHYADINDFAKWMLCLAMVMGRLEIFTVLVLLTPAFWRS is encoded by the coding sequence ATGCAGATAACAGTCATCCAGCGCATTCTCGGCCTGTTGATCATGCTGTTCAGCATGGCCATGCTGCCGCCTGCCGCGGTGGGGTTGTACTACGGTGAACAGGCCATGTGGCCGTTTCTGGAGGCCTTCGGCATCCTGCTGCTGACGGGTCTGGTGATCTGGGTGCCGGTCTACAGGGTGCGCAAGGAACTTCGCCTGCGTGACGGCTTCATGGTCGTGTTCATGTTCTGGATGGTGCTCGGCGTGTTCGGCGCCCTGCCTCTTTACCTGGACGAATCGCTGGCCATCTCCGTGACCGATGCGGTGTTCGAGTCCATGTCCGGGCTCACTACCACCGGGGCCACCGTGATCTCCGGACTGGACGACCTGCCACGCGCCATCCTCATATATCGCCAGCAGCTGCAGTGGATGGGTGGCATGGGCATCATCGTGCTGGCGGTGGCCATCCTGCCGATGCTGGGCGTGGGCGGCATGCAGCTTTACCGGGCGGAGATGCCGGGGCCGGTGAAGGACACCAAGCTCACCCCGCGCATCACCGAGACCGCCAAGGCCCTGTGGTACCTGTATCTGGGGTTCACCGTGGCCTGCGCGACGGCTTACTGGGCCGTGGGCATGGCGCCCTTTGACGCCATCGCGCACAGCTTCTCCACGGTGTCCCTGGGCGGCTTTTCCACCCATGATGCGAGCATGGGACACTTCGACAGCGCGGCGGTGGAGGCGGTGGCGGTCACGTTCATCCTGCTGGGCGGCGTGAACTTCGCATTGCATTTTCTCGCATGGCGCGGGGTGACCATCGCGCATTACTGGCAGGACGCGGAGTTCCGTGCCTACGTGACCATCGTCGCCACGGTGTCCGCGATCAGCGTGGGCTATCTCTATTACACCACCACAACGGCAGGCTGGAGCGACAGCCTGCGCCAGGGGATCTTTCAGGCGGTCTCCATCGGCACCACCACGGGCTTCACCACCACGGATTACTACAACTGGCCGGGCTTTCTGCCGGTACTGCTGATCCTCACCAGCTTCGTGGGTGCCTGTGCCGCCTCCACCGGCGGCGGCATCAAGGTCATCCGCATCCTGCTGCTGCTCAAGCAGGGACAGCGCGAGGTGCTGCGCCTGGTGCACCCCAACGCGGAGATCGCCGTCAAGGTGGGCCGCAGCGCCCTGTCCAGCCGCGTGGTCGAGGCGGTGTGGGGGTTCTTTTCCGCCTACGTGGCGGTGTATGTCATCATTCTGCTGGCGCTCATGGCCTCCGGCCTGGACCAGGTGACGGCGTTCTCCGCCGTGGCGGCCACCCTGAACAACCTCGGGCCCGGCCTGGGAGACGTGGGCCCCCACTACGCGGACATCAACGACTTCGCCAAGT
- the trkA gene encoding Trk system potassium transporter TrkA: MKIIILGAGQVGTSVAQSLSHEANDITVVDVRGDILRELQARMDLRGIVGVGSHPDVLAQAGARDADMIVAVTNSDETNMIACQVAYTLFHTPTKIARVRASEYLCHSSLFSQEALPIDVLISPEELVTTYIQRLIEHPGSLQVLDFADGRVQLVAAKAYYGGPLVGHELRELSEHMPGIQTRVAAIFRRDTPIFPEGSTVIEADDEVFFVAAKKNIRAITSELRKLDKPYKRVIIAGGGNIGRRLAQALSGKYQVKLIERSRERTRELSEILENVIVLRGDAADEDLLLEENIDNTDVFCALTNDDEANILSAMLAKRLGARKVMSIINRPSYVDLVESGAIDIAISPQQVTIGALLAHVRRGDVVAVHSLRRGAAEAIEAVAHGDSKTSKVVGRRIDELKLPRGCNIGALVRGDEVIIAHHDTVIEAEDHVILFLVDKRRINEVERLFAVSVTFL, translated from the coding sequence ATGAAGATCATCATCCTTGGCGCCGGGCAGGTGGGTACATCCGTGGCCCAGAGTCTCTCCCACGAGGCCAACGACATCACCGTGGTGGATGTCCGCGGCGACATCCTGCGTGAACTCCAGGCGCGCATGGATCTCAGGGGGATCGTCGGCGTGGGTTCTCACCCCGATGTGCTGGCACAGGCCGGCGCCAGGGACGCGGACATGATCGTCGCCGTCACCAACAGCGATGAAACCAACATGATCGCCTGTCAGGTGGCCTACACCCTGTTCCACACGCCCACCAAGATTGCCCGGGTACGGGCCTCCGAGTACCTGTGTCACAGCAGCCTGTTCTCCCAGGAAGCCCTGCCCATCGATGTGCTGATCAGCCCGGAGGAACTGGTCACCACCTACATCCAGCGGCTCATCGAGCACCCCGGCAGTCTGCAGGTGCTGGACTTCGCCGACGGCCGGGTACAGCTGGTGGCCGCCAAGGCCTACTACGGCGGGCCGCTGGTGGGACACGAACTGCGTGAACTGTCCGAGCACATGCCCGGAATCCAGACGCGGGTGGCGGCCATCTTCCGGCGTGACACGCCCATATTCCCCGAAGGCAGTACGGTGATCGAAGCCGACGACGAGGTGTTCTTCGTCGCGGCCAAGAAGAACATCCGCGCCATCACCAGTGAACTGCGCAAACTGGACAAACCCTACAAGCGGGTGATCATCGCGGGCGGCGGCAACATCGGCAGGCGCCTGGCCCAGGCGCTCTCCGGCAAGTACCAGGTCAAGCTCATTGAGCGCAGCCGGGAGCGCACCAGGGAACTCTCCGAGATTCTGGAGAACGTGATCGTGCTGCGCGGCGACGCCGCCGACGAGGATCTGCTGCTCGAGGAGAACATCGACAACACGGATGTCTTCTGCGCACTCACCAACGACGACGAGGCCAACATCCTGTCGGCCATGCTGGCCAAGCGACTGGGCGCCAGGAAGGTGATGTCCATCATCAATCGGCCGAGCTACGTGGACCTGGTCGAGAGCGGCGCCATCGACATTGCCATCTCGCCGCAGCAGGTGACCATCGGCGCCCTGCTCGCCCACGTGCGCCGGGGCGACGTGGTGGCCGTGCACAGCCTGCGGCGCGGGGCTGCCGAGGCCATCGAGGCGGTGGCGCACGGGGATTCCAAGACATCCAAGGTGGTGGGCCGGCGCATCGACGAACTGAAACTGCCCCGGGGCTGCAACATCGGCGCGCTGGTACGCGGTGACGAGGTGATCATCGCCCACCACGACACCGTCATCGAGGCGGAGGACCACGTCATCCTGTTCCTGGTGGACAAGCGCCGCATCAACGAGGTCGAGCGCCTGTTCGCGGTGAGCGTCACGTTCCTATGA
- a CDS encoding sigma-54-dependent transcriptional regulator, whose product MNEPTILVVDDEPDIRALVQEILEDEGYQVEVAATLAEARERRGARTPDLVLLDIWMPDGDGISLLKEWQEGGSLEFPVIMMSGHGSVETAVEATRLGAYDFLEKPLSLAKLILTVSRALEADQLARENVGLRQQLERAAYPEGESALMQDLRAQVRRIAQHDTWVLISGEAGVGKQTFARYLHSQSSRRAHPFVEVAVASLAPDESAVELLGQEQGERVRQGLLERASGGVLFLDEVADMDLQIQGRLLNALEQRRINRVGGSEPVAVDVRVVAATQKDLEALVREGAFREDLFYRLSVVPLDIPPLREHREDVPVLVEHFVASLHEREGLPLRHFAPDAMQRLRRHEWPGNVRELRSVVQRLLILGSGEDVSGSEVEFALSGRGLRGPAETAPGAIPVDLPLREAREEFERGYLLHQLERAEGNMTRLAERVGLERTHLYRKLKALGIEPRKTRGDG is encoded by the coding sequence ATGAACGAACCGACTATCCTGGTGGTGGACGACGAGCCCGATATCCGGGCCCTGGTGCAGGAGATACTCGAGGACGAGGGCTACCAGGTGGAAGTGGCGGCCACCCTGGCCGAGGCCCGGGAACGGCGCGGCGCCCGGACTCCTGACCTGGTCCTGCTGGACATCTGGATGCCGGACGGCGACGGCATTTCACTGCTCAAGGAATGGCAGGAGGGCGGCAGCCTGGAGTTCCCGGTCATCATGATGTCCGGACACGGATCGGTGGAGACCGCCGTGGAGGCGACACGGCTGGGGGCCTACGACTTCCTGGAGAAACCCCTGTCACTGGCCAAGCTGATCCTCACCGTATCCCGGGCACTGGAAGCGGACCAACTCGCCCGGGAGAACGTGGGCCTGCGCCAGCAGCTGGAGCGCGCCGCCTATCCCGAGGGAGAGAGCGCGTTGATGCAGGACCTGCGTGCTCAGGTGCGGCGCATCGCGCAGCACGACACCTGGGTGCTGATCAGCGGTGAAGCCGGCGTCGGCAAGCAGACATTCGCCCGCTATCTGCACAGCCAGAGCAGCCGCCGGGCACATCCCTTCGTCGAGGTGGCGGTAGCCTCCCTGGCGCCGGACGAGTCCGCCGTCGAACTGCTGGGACAGGAACAGGGCGAGCGGGTACGCCAGGGCCTGCTGGAGCGCGCCAGCGGCGGTGTGCTGTTCCTCGACGAGGTGGCCGACATGGACCTGCAGATCCAGGGCCGCCTGCTCAACGCCCTGGAGCAGAGACGCATCAACCGGGTGGGCGGCAGCGAGCCGGTGGCCGTGGACGTGCGCGTGGTGGCCGCGACCCAGAAGGACCTGGAAGCATTGGTGCGTGAGGGCGCGTTCCGCGAGGACCTGTTCTATCGCCTGAGTGTCGTGCCCCTCGATATTCCGCCGCTTCGCGAGCACCGGGAGGACGTGCCGGTGCTGGTGGAACATTTTGTCGCCAGCCTGCACGAACGCGAGGGGTTGCCGCTGCGGCATTTCGCACCCGACGCCATGCAGCGCCTGCGCCGCCACGAATGGCCCGGCAACGTGCGCGAACTGCGCAGCGTGGTGCAGCGCCTGCTGATCCTGGGCAGCGGCGAGGACGTCAGCGGCAGTGAAGTGGAGTTCGCGCTCTCCGGCCGCGGGCTGCGCGGTCCGGCCGAAACCGCACCGGGCGCGATCCCCGTGGACCTGCCGTTGCGCGAAGCCCGGGAGGAGTTCGAACGGGGCTACCTGCTGCATCAGCTGGAACGGGCCGAGGGCAACATGACGCGACTGGCGGAACGGGTGGGTCTGGAGCGCACGCACCTGTACCGCAAGCTTAAGGCCCTGGGCATCGAACCGCGCAAGACGCGCGGTGATGGCTGA